A region of the Microcystis aeruginosa FD4 genome:
TTTTTTACAGCAAATTATTAGACATTGTTTATTATTACAATTTTGGACAAGGGAAAGAGAATATAACCAAGCTCATTGGCAAGCAGAGATAGTGAGTTTTAAAGATAAACTAAAACGTTATTTAACCACAAATCTTCGTAAATATCTGGAGCAAGAGTTTGATAATATCTATGAAGATGCAGTGCGATACGTTCGTCAAAAAACTGATAATCAAGTTAACTTTCCCGATACTTGTCCCTACAGTTTAGAAGAACTTCTCGATCCTAATTGGCTACCATCTTATCATCAAGGAGATAAAAAATGACTGTTATTCCCGACTTAAAAACTCTCTACGAAATTGATGATTCCCTCTGGTTAGCAGAAACCATAGAACTGCTCAAGGCTAAAAATTTTGACGCTTTAGATTTAGAAAACTTAATCGAGGAGTTAGAAGATTTGGGAAACGAAAAAAAGTTTCGGGTTGCTAGTTTGCTAGAGCAAATTATTAGACATTGTTTACTCCTACAATTTTGGCAAGATGAAAGAACATATAATCCTAGTCATTGGCGCTCAGAAATTGTCAATTTCCAAAACCAGATCGACAATTATTTAACTACTAATCTCCGCAATTATCTCACTCAAGAATTACCTCGTATTTACCAGAAAGCCTTAAATTATGTTAGAGAAAAAACCGATAATCAAGTTAGTTTTCCTGGGGAATGTCCCTACAGTTTAGAAAATCTGTTCGCTCTCGACTGGTTTCCTCCAGAAAATGAATAAAGGAAAAAATGAAATGCTGAAAAAGTTTCTACGTTGGCTGATTATTGGGGGAACCTTATTTTTTGTTCTCAGCAATCTTAAAAATAACTGGGATAACGTCACCTCAGTTAGAATTGAAAATCATGGCTGGTTATTTCTTTTCTTGGCACTTGTCACCACCATTATCGCTCAAATTTGGGCAGGGTGGGTGTGGACATGGATACTCAAAAGCTATCAACAACCGATTAAAACCTCCGCGGGAATTGGCATCTATATGATTACCAATTTAGGAAAATATCTACCCGGTAATATCGGCCACTTTTATGCTCGCATTGTGGCAATTAATAAAGCAGGAAGTGATTGGGGAACCGCTAGTTTAAGCGTTTTATTAGAACTTTTATTGCTGGTGTGTGCAGCCTTAGCCATAGCAGTTATTGGTAGTGGTTTAGGTTGGATGAAATCTAGCTCAAGTCTAGGGATACAGATCATAGTTTTAGGATTAATTTTAATCAGCATTCATCCCAAATTTTTAAATTATCCTCTCAAAATCCTTAGCCAAAAGAAAAAGATTGCTCAGGAACCTGTTTATCTAACTAAATATCCTCTCGTCCCTCTCTTGGGTGAAACTGGATTTTTATTGTGGCGCGGTGCGGGTTTTATTTTAGCTTGGATGGTGTTAAAAATGATTACCCCCGCTCAGATTTTACCCCTCTTAGGAACCTTTAGTTTTGCTTGGTTATTGGGTTTAGTTGTCCCCGGTGCGCCGGGAGGATTAGGGGTGTTTGAAGCTACAGTGATCGCACTTTTAGACTCAGAAAAATTTCCCGCCGCTAACGTACTTGTCACCGTTGCTATCTATCGTTTAATTAGCATTCTCTCTGAAGTCATTGCCGCTGGAATCGGGACAAAATTAGTTAAAGATAAAGCCAAGTTTTTTGGTTAGCTTAAGGATATTATTCGGGTGTGTTTGACCAATGTAACGCACCAGGAAGAAAAGTTTTGATCATTGTTAAGCGAAGATAATTTTCTCAACTGCTAAAATCTATCTCCTCACTCCTAAATTATGATGTAACATGATAAATAATCAGCCAAAATATGGATACTCCCACCTAGAGAGGACGAAAAAATGACGATTGCCAAAAGCGACGAAACTGCCACCTCTCCGGCACTGATAGAAGAAGATTTCGAGGACTTCTGGGAACCCCCCCCACCCCCCACAGACTTAATTTTTGATGATGGTGAACCCTTGGAAAGCAACCGACACCGCATTGCCATGAATGTGCTGATTCGCTCCCTACAGCAGGGTTACGGCGAACGAGACGACTTCTACACCGGTGGCAATATGTTTATTTATTTCAGCCGCGAACAGGCGAAAAATCGCGATTTTCGCGGGCCCGATTTCTTCGCTGTCCTCAATGTCGATGGCAAGAGAGAGCGACAGGGTTGGGTAATTTGGGAAGAAGAGGGACGTTATCCTGACGTTATCGTGGAATTAACCTCTCCTAGTACCGCTAGGACTGATAAAGTGCGAAAAAAAGCCATTTATGAGGGAACCTTCCGCACGCCAGATTATTTCATCTACGATCCTTTTGATGGCAATTCTTTACAAGGATGGCATTTAGGAGCCGACCAACGCTACCATTCTTTAGAACGAAACGAGCGCGGCTGGTTATGGTGCGAAACCTTGGGCTATTGGTTGGGAACTTGGCAGGGTACTATTGACCGAGAAACGGCAATCTGGGCGAGATTTTATGACCCGGAAGGCAATTTAATCCCCTTGCCGGAAGAAGCGGCACAGGAGCAAGCGGCTGCGGCACAGGAGCAAGCGGCTGCGGCACAGGAGCAAGCGGCTGCGGCACAGGAGCAAGCGGCTGCGGCACAGGAGCAAGCGGCTGCGGCACAGGAGCAATTAAATGCTACTCAGCAAGCTCTGGAAGCGGAAAGACAGCGTTCTCAACGTCTGGAAGCTCGTTTGCGAGAAATGGGGATAGAGCTATAGTATAGCTGTATTTGTTTAGGTGAGGAGGTAAGCTATTTGTGTTCCTCCTCGATTAAAGTCGGTTAATTTCTCCTTTCACGGTTGAGGGAGCCTGTAATCCCAGTCTATTTGAAATCTAGCTCGACACCTGTTTGCTGCTGTGATTACCTTTTAGCCAGTGGGTAATTATTGATCAGAGTTTTCTTTTATTCTTCCCTTCTTAAGTACCTAAGCAAAATTAATTACACATCTAAGAGCAGTAAACAATAAACAGTAAACTCAAATCTGATAACTGATAACTGATAACTGATAACTGTCTCAACTAGGAAATTTATTTGGCACGACTACTTATATGTCTCATCTATCTTTGGGCGCACAACCTCCTCTAGAATTTATACCACCTGACCTTAATCCCTTGCTTTTAAAGGGATGTCAAATCTTTTTACCTCTCTGGTTACAAACTCAAACCAACTTAAGAGAAATTTCCGCCGCTAATCTAGAAACTTTAATCACATTTTATCAAAAAAGTCAAGAGAAAAAAGTACGTTTACTGCTTGCTTTCCGTCATCCCAGTATTAGGGATCCCTACTGTATGGCCTATCTTTTGTGGAAATTAGTACCCAAAAAAGCCCAAGAGTTAGGAATAAAATTACCAGCACCGATTCACGCTCATTTTATGTACGATCGAGGGATTCCTTTATGGGCTGGAGAAAGGGTAGGATGGTTATATTCTAAGTTAGGTGGCACACCAATTCAACGGGGAAAAGCCGATTTAATCGGATTGCGATCTGCTCGTCGTTTATTATTAGAAGGAGATTATCCTTTAGCCGCTGCTCCGGAAGGGGCAACTAACGGACATAATGAGCTTGTCAGTGCGATTGAACCGGGTATTTCTCAATTAGCTTTTTGGGGGGTGGATGATGTCAAAAAAGCTAAACAACAGCAAGAAGTCATTATTTTACCTATTGGTATTCAGTATTTTTATCTGACTCCAGTGTGGCAAGAAATCGAGCGAATTTTAACTGATTTAGAAACCGATAGCGGTTTAGAACCCCCCCCGAATTCGTCCCTAGAAGAAAAGGTTTTATATGATCGTCTTTTTCGGTTAGGAGAAAGATTATTATCCTTAATGGAGGATTTTTATCGAGATTTCTACTATCAATCTTTGCCGGTAGTACCTGCCAATGGTGATGATCCAAATGAAACCCTAGCCAAACGTTTAGCCAATTTATTAGATGTGGCCCTACAAACCGCAGAAAATTATTTTAATCTTTCTCCTTATGGTAATGTAATCGATCGCTGTCGTCGTTTAGAACAAGCAGGATGGGAACGCATTTATCGGGAAGAATTAAAACCCACTCATTCTATTTCTCCCCTTGAATTAGGATTAGCTGATCGCCTTGCTGATGAAGCTAATTTAAAAATGTGGCACATGAGAATTGTGGAAAGTTTCGTCTCAGTAACCGGTTATTATGTCAAAGAAAAACCCACCGTAGAAAGATTTGCTGAGACAATTTTATTACTCTGGGATTTAGTAACAAGAATCAAGGGAGGTAATCCCTTTTTTCGTCCCCAAATTGGTCAACAAAAAGCGATAATAACTATTGGCGAATCTATTTCCGTATCCGAGCGCTATGGCGATTATAAAAGCGATCGACGCTCGGCCGTAGCACAATTAACCCAAGATTTACAAACCAGTTTAGAAAGTTTAATTATTCATCAGTAGATAATTAGGTTGTGCTGAACAAGTTTGTCGGTGGAGTCAGTTATCAGTTATCAGTTATCAGTTATCAGTTCACTGAGAAAACCCCCCACTTCCCCCCGCAACGGTTCGACAGGCTCACCGTCCGCTCGACTAAACTTCGCCGAACGTCCGAACGTCGCGCACGAAGTGGTCTTCTCACTTCCCACTCCCCAATTCATAATTTATAATTCCCAATTCATAATTTATAATTCATAATTCATAATTTATAATTCCCACTTTCCTGGGAAAAACCTTTTCACCTAGCTCTAGTATAGGAGATAGTACGGGAATCTGGAAAAACTCAATACCGAAAACCCTACCCCGGTCAGAGAATCTTTTATCTATCCTAAAAGTGTAGAGATAAACCAACATCTCTAGCCTTAAGAAAACTTCGGAGGTGACTTATATGGCACTTATACGTTGGGAACCTTTCAGAGAAGTAGAAAGCCTACAGAAAGAAATGAATCGCTTGTTTGACCGTCTTGTGCCGACTGATGTAGGCAATGGCGAAAAAATGGGGTTATCCTTCATCCCAGCGGCGGAAATAACCGAAACGCCAGAGGCAGTTCAGCTTAAACTGGAAATACCTGGTATGGAAGCCAAAGACCTCAACGTGGAAGTAACAGCCGATAGTCTGACCATTAATGGTGAAAGAAAATCGGAAATTAAAACCGAAGAAGAAGGATTTACCCGCACTGAATTCCGTTATGGTAAATTCCATCGGGTTATTCCTCTACCTGTTCGGGTTGATAACACTAACGTGACTGCTGAATACAAAGATGGCATTCTCAACCTCACCCTCCCGAAAGCGGAAGAAGAAAAAAATAAAGTGGTGAAAGTGTCCATCAATCCTGCCATTGCTCAATGATGTAACTCTCATTGTCTGGTCTTGAGCGAAAGAGTTGACCTAGTCTGATTAAACCGAAGCGGGAGTATTAAATTATACTTCCGCTTTTAGCTTCTTAACCTTTTAATTTAAAACTTCTAACACTGCTTGGGGTGATAATTTATCTTTAAACCAGATAACCTGAGCGGGTAGATTTTGAAATTTAACTCCAGCTTTTTCTAGATTTAACCGTTCCGATACGGCTAAGATTAGATTATTTGCTTGGGCCGATTTAACCTGTAAAAATTTCTTTTGTAGGTATTCTGGTCGCCAATAACCAACAATTTCGAGGAGAAAAACGCGACCATCGGGATGCAATAAACGGAAATCGGGAATCATCACTCCTCCGGGTAAAGGCACTAAATCCACTTCCCTTTCTAGTTGCCATTCAGTTTTTAACTGTAACCAACGTTTAGCGAAAGATTCCTCTAACATACTATCGTAGGGTTTACCCGGGGAATAGTGGGACACCAGACCACAGTTATCCTCTAAATTAAACTGTTGTTTTTTAATAGTTCCTGTATAGGAATCTTTGTACTGTAATTGTGCCTTCAGATTCCAGTGAGTAACATGGAGTAGGGCCGGTATTAATTTAGCGATTTCAATGCCATAACGACTGTTAGCTTTAAATAAACTGGTGGGACCATCGATAGTAATAGTAAATCCCGTGTCGGCATCCCCTTCGATATAAGTCATTAAACGAAATAGTTTTAGATAGCGAAAGAGATATTTATATTCCCCTGGATCGTTGCGGTGGACGTTGATAATTAAATAATTGGCCCGATAAAAAATACCTTGAATTTGCGAGAGGTTAAAACGATGAATTAAGTTTTCAGGGGTGGGAGCATCAAATTGAGTGAGAATTTTATTCTCTGCTAAATCAGCATAGAGTCCTTTTTCTAGAGCCACTGGAAAAATTTCTTGATTTAATTCTTGGCTGAGTTGCTGGGCAATTTTCTCCAGAATTAGCGATCGATTTTGGGGAATAGGAACAAAGTTGGCCGCTTGTTCAAAAACTCTTTTTCTTAATTCCTGCGGTTCTAAGGGACTAATAATCTCAAAGGTGGCAAAATGATTGGTTAATAGGTGAGCAAATCCCCGTTTAATTTTATAATCGGGACTGTCTCCCTCCAAGATTAGGAGTTTTTGGCTTAATTCTCCCTTGGTTTCACCGATACTTTCCTGAAAACAGGTGATTTGTTCTTTAGCGATCGCCAGATAATCGGTCGCGATCGGTAAGCGTTTGGGAATAATTGTCTCGCCATTTTGACGGGAAATCAATAAATCGGTCGGTAACATGGCAAGCTAGAGAAGAATAATCAGATGGGGAGAGGTGGGACGACAAGGAAAGGTCGAAACCCCAAAAATCCCCCGATTCTAACTATTTTGGTCGAGATAACGCTCTAAATCTTCGATCACACGGGTTAATTCTGCTTCTGTGGTTAAGCGTAGGCGATCATCACGAACCGTTAACAAAACTTTAGCCGAAAAAGGACTCGGATAAATATTGGGATTACAAAACACTTCCAGAAACACATCACCAGTGTGCTGATATTCCAGCGGTTTTTGGGGTTGGGGTTTACCCCCACTAGCGGCATTACTGGCGATCGCTTTTAGGCGATCAAGTAAAATGTTAATTTCCCTTTGCAAATCCAAGGCAGCACTGGGACTGAAACGAAAAGTAACGGAACCTTGCAAGAGATTAAGAGTTAAAGGAATCATGGAAAAAATCAGGTTAGGAGAAAGCCTGAAGTTAATTATATTGATTTCTGGAGATTTGGGGAAACTGGGTGAAGTTACCTTGAATGTCGGATTGAAGGAACCCTTTTGTTTTACCCATGAGATGAAAATCCGACCAATATGGGACAGCGAGGCACAGCAAGAGCGGCGTACTGCTACGCAGTGCCTTCGGCATCGCACTAATGAGAAGATAAGGAATAGGTGGGTTGATTAGGAATTTTATTGAGGGTTTGACAATCCATTAAATATTGTTCAATGGCGGTTTTAAAAGCCTGTTCTAGTTCATCAACGGAAAGACCATCAAAAACAATAATATCTTCTGTGTTGATGACGCGACCAAAAAATAAGCGATCGCTTTCATCGTATTCAATCACAGCTTCATAGTCTTTGTATCGCATTAATCTACTCCTGCTTTAATTAGAAATTCACGAAGAGCTTTAATTTGGTATCTTTTTAGTTCTTTTTGGGGGTGAGGGGAATGAATGTTAAGGGAAATTTTGTTTAGGTCAAATCGAACTCTTGAGCCATCGCCTTGAGTAATTATACCTCCCAATGACTGAATTAAATTAACGACATCATCCCAAACGATGTTACGGCGGATGGGATCAACAAAAATAGCATCATAGGTTTTTCGCTGTTTTTTGTTCATTCGCTAATTATAGCTTGATTACTAACTTAAGATTTTAACAATAAAAATGATCGTCTCTTCTTTACTCTAAATCAAAACAGCGATCGCTCTATTGCCCTTTACATCCGTCCTCATGATTTAACCAAAAAAGGGGCTTTTAACCCCTCTTAAAAATTGCGTTATAAGAGCGGCGTACTGCTACGCAGTGCCTTCGGCATCGCACTAAACCAAATCAGCGATCGCTCTCACTTCGATTGTGAAGCCGTTCCAAACTTTGATAACCTCCAATTTTTTCTGGTTTCAGATAAATTTGCCGTCACGACATCGGCTGAGATTTGAGCTTGTTCGATGGTTTCCGCTAACAACTCTAGGATAGCAGAAGGAGCGATTGGATAGTATTCAGAGATTCTTAGGGTTAAAGTATGAAGACGAGAGTAAGGATTTCTTAATCTTTCCAGACAATTCTCAATTTGTTCTAACTCTGGTAGTGTCTCCTCTGTTTCACCATGACGCTCGAAAAGACTAAATTCGGTGTTTTTCGTTTCGGCAATCAGTTCTATGAGCCGTCGTTGTAAGCTAAAAATAGTGGTTAATACTTCAGGAGACAGTTTAGCCAAAAATCCAAAACTCCCTTCATTCGCTTGACTGTTTCTTATCGTACTGTATCATCTACAAAATTATCCTCGGGTCAATTTAAAGAATACAAAAACTGTCAGAACAATTATCCCTGCCCTTCCCCCATGATTCCTGCTTGCCGTAATAATTCCAGGAGCCGTTCATTTTCCTGTTCCGCTAAATTGGCCCGTTGCCGTTCTGCCTCTGCGGTTTGCTCTGCTAAATTAGCTCTTTGCCGTTCTGTCTCTGCGGTTTGCTCTGCTAAACTAGCCCGTTCGGATAACTCTAGGGTTGTTAAAAAACGATTACCCTGGGGAGTATAAATTTCTAACTGCTCCTGGTTTAACACAAAACGGATGTCTAACCGGGGACTAACCCAATCCGTCGCCATTTCGATCACTTCCAACTTGTTGGCCCTGCGCTGATACCCAGCAAAATCCACCCGTTCAGGGTCATAAATATAGTATTCCTCTACCCCATATTGTTCATAAAACCCTAACTTTTTGGCCATTTCCTTGAGGGTATTTCCAGGCGACAAAATCTCGAACACCACCTGGGGTGCAATATTTCCCTCCTGCCACTGACGATAGGAGCCGCGCTCGCCTTTAGGCCGTCCAAAGACCACCATCACATCGGGAGCGACGCGAACATCTGGACGACCTTCGACGGGATACCACAGTAAATCCCCCGCCACAAACACATCGGGAGCATCTCGAAATACACAATCAAGATTTTCCTTAATCAAGACAATCCAGCGAAATTGCCAGGTATTATCGGCCATCGGTTGTCCATCACTGTCAGGATAAATAACGGCTCGGTTTAGGGCTACGGTCATGGGTAGTGGCTCCCAACGCTCAAAGGTTATTTTAAAAGGGGGTTAGTCGGGGAAAGATTACTGTCGGTTAGCGAAAGCTCGTCCATTGGCAAAACTAGAGTTGTTTGCTCCCCCGTCTTCCAACTTTGGGGTGGGAACATTTAATTCGGGTTGACATCCTCACCGTCCGTTTACGGACGGTGATTCCCAAACCTCACGATTTAGGTTTCTGCTTCTTTCCCTTGCGGGGTTCCGCACCTGCCTTAACAGATTTACTCTGTTCTGGTCTTATGGTCGCGAACCGGACTGACACCGCAAGTCCTGCGGCCAAAATATTTTTACTGGCGTTAATATCTCGGTCATGGTGCGTCCCACAGTCTGGACAATCCCATTCTCGAATATTTAACGGCATTTTCTCAGCAATATACCCGGTGCGCCGCAATAGCGACTCTTGTTCGGGTGTGGGGTAAAATCGGTAAGAATAGGCTTTTTCCATATTCCACATTCTGGCATATATCGTGTAAACGATGCTCATATTTAAGCGATCGCCAGCTGAATGAGAGTTGATCTCAATAATTTGGTATCAGAGCTATCAGATTTTTAGGGCTAATTGTGCATCTGCTGGGCAAACAAATTAGCCTGTAATTCAGAGCCGGCAATCGTTTTGACGATTTAGATAAAATTTTCAATGTGACACTTTAGGGTGCGGAATGTGGGTTTTAGGACTATTTTGTCGAAGAAACTATCAGTATAGACCTCGTTTCCACACAGAAACCAGAAGAGCCCGCATCGGAAATCAATTCGGCGATCTCCCTAGACCCGATCTATGATAGTCCTAGTCTCCGCGATTAGATTGCAACAGCCCCGATCGCCCGGTGTAAATCTATATAATCGAAAATATCCCTATCAAATTACCGACGCGGAACGAGATTAATCCGGCCTTCGTCCATTTCGTCCATGAGTAACTCGAGGGCCTCGTAATCCACATCAGAAACGTAGCCAAGACGAGCGAGGAGTTCATTAATTCCGTTTTCGATTTCTGGCGTGATCTGACGATAATATAGGGCTTTTTCCACTAATTGGCGGATAGTCGGCTGGGTATCCACAATTTCCTTACTCTAGCTCAATAAATCTAGTTTCTGTATCCTGCTTTACTTTATTTTAGCAAAAATACCGGTAGAATACTGGGTCATCATCAGTCATTCGGGATTAGAGCTTAAAACCTAACGACTTTCCCTTGATGTTTACCCTAGTCAGTCCTGATCACTGTTTCTCTTTATTGCCCGTATTAAAGGTTAACCTAAAAGTGGTTACTTCCTACAGGGTAAAAATTAAAAAAAGATTAATCTTTTCAGGAGAGAGAAAATTGATCAAGACCAAGGTGGCAAAATCAGAAAGTTAGGACATAATAGCGGTATCTGATTTCCAGTTAAAAGGTTCATTTATGAATTTCAAAGCCCAGCCATGAAAAGTCCTGTAAAAGTCCCAGAAATTGCTCTATTTGAGCCAAGTAGCTATATTACCGCCGCTAACGTCCTAGAATTTCAAGAGCAGCTCACCAATCTGGTTAACCAGAGTGGCTCTTTCACCTTTCTGGTGGATATGAGTAGGGTGGAATTCCTCGACAGCGCTGGATTAATGGCTTTAGTTACCGCCTTTCGTCTGGCTCAAAGTCAAGAAAAATCCTTCAATATCTGTTCTATTCCACCTTCAGTCAAGATTATCTTTGAATTAACCCAACTAGACCGGGTTCTCTCGATTTTCCCTAGCCGTGCTGACTTTGATGCTGTCATCACCCTCCCCCAAGCGGCGTAAGCAGACAAAATAGGGTTTCTCGCCGCAATTTCTCGGCTGCACTCTCAATTCTACCCGTAAATCACCTCTTGACCGGGTAGATTCCCATTGGTACAACCGACTCCTCATGACAACAATTTTTCTCAAGGAGAGCCATTGTACTGTTGAGATGGCTCTCCTCCTTTTGGGATATTATTTCTAGGGACAAACTACCGTACACTTGTTCAGGGCAGCCCACAAAAGACTGTCTGTTAAGAAATTCGATGACTTTAGTGATGACAGGGGGGAAGGGGGGCAAGATGGTAGATAGGCAATGAGTAGTAATTTCCTAGAATCCATGACAGTCAAAAATCTCCAGTATGCTTATTTTCCCGGTTGTGTCGCTCAAGGTGCCTGTCGGGAACTATATTTATCCACGGCAGCCCTGACGGAAGCTTTGGGGATTAATTTAGTCGAACTTAAAAAAGCTGCCTGTTGTGGTTCGGGAACCTATAAGGAAGATTCGCAACTCTTGGAAGATGCCGTCAATGCGCGCAATATTGCCCTAGCGGAAGCCCTCAATTTACCCCTGTTGACTCACTGTAGCACCTGTCAAGGGGTGATCGGTCATGTGGACGAGCGCTTGAAGGAAGCAAAGCATAATAATCCCAATTATGTTGAGGAAGTTAATAATTATTTACAGAAAGAACATTGTTCCCCCTACCAAGGTACGACGACGGTTAAACACCTACTCTGGGCAATTGTCGGCGATTATGGCTTAGATAATCTGGCGGCCAAGGTGGTTCGTCCCTTATCAGGGTTAAATTGTGCCAGTTTTTATGGTTGTTATCTCCTGCGGGCCCAGGATACTCTCCCCTACGATAATCCCTTTCAGCCGGAATCTCTAGAAAATGTCTTTCGAGCGGTGGGGGCGAATCCGATTTATTATCAAGGACGCACTCAATGCTGTGGTTGGCCTCTGTCCAGTTATGCCACCACCCAATCCTTCCAAATGGCAGGAAAACACATTTTAGAGGCGATGGCAGCGGGGGCCGATTGTTTAGTCACCCCTTGTCCTTTATGCCATCTTAATCTTGATTCCCGACAACCGGAAGTGGCAAAAGTGATCGGTCGAAGTTTAGGTTTACCCGTGTTACATTTTTCCCAATTGGTCGCTTTAGCGGTGGGAGTCGGTCCCGATCGTTTAGGATTAGATCGACACATCGTTTCAACGAAATCCCTGTTAAAGAAATTGGGGTTTTAGAACTCAATCAGGAGTGTTAGCAATGGATTGGTTAAAAAGAATTTTTGGCTTAGATAAACCGGCAGATGCCGCTAGTGCGATCGCAGGGAAAGCCGCTGCTGCCGGTATTCCCCCCGAAAGAGTCGGATTAGATGGAAAATACGACGAAAGCGGCCTAGCTAAACGAGTAGTTTTAGCTTTTGACGAGACACCGGATTTAGCTGATGAAGACAAATTGTGGGTCGCTCAAACTGGTGGTAAAGTTGTACTAAAAGGCAAGGTTTCCAATCAGGCGAATTTAAACAAAATGGTGGCCATTGCCAGTAAAGTCCATGGGGCAACCAGCGTCGATACCAGTCAAGTAACTATTGGGTGAAGTCGAACGGCTGTTAACCTCTTGTAAAAATCAAAAATTGTTGTTAGGGTTAGGAGTCAGTAGCCAGTAGTCAGTAGTCAGGAGAATTAAGAATGAATAATAATCAGTTAAATGGTCTATTTACATATTTTATGCGATTTAATCCTTATTTTTGATGTTTTTGAACCCTCAAAAGTTAATTATGCAAGAGGTTTAATATTCCCCGTGAAAATTAACCACTAAAACCCAGAGGGTTTTTGCTAGGGTAGATAACCCCAAGACTGGCAATCGCCCCCAGCCGGCTGCTGTAAAATGGGAGGGATAGATACAACTCAGGAGAAAAGACCTCAGTGCAGTACAACCCCGCAGAAATCGAACAGAAATGGCAGAAGATTTGGCAGCAAATGGGATTAGACAAAACCCCAGAAAACGCCGATAAACC
Encoded here:
- a CDS encoding STAS domain-containing protein, translating into MKSPVKVPEIALFEPSSYITAANVLEFQEQLTNLVNQSGSFTFLVDMSRVEFLDSAGLMALVTAFRLAQSQEKSFNICSIPPSVKIIFELTQLDRVLSIFPSRADFDAVITLPQAA
- a CDS encoding CoB--CoM heterodisulfide reductase iron-sulfur subunit B family protein, with product MSSNFLESMTVKNLQYAYFPGCVAQGACRELYLSTAALTEALGINLVELKKAACCGSGTYKEDSQLLEDAVNARNIALAEALNLPLLTHCSTCQGVIGHVDERLKEAKHNNPNYVEEVNNYLQKEHCSPYQGTTTVKHLLWAIVGDYGLDNLAAKVVRPLSGLNCASFYGCYLLRAQDTLPYDNPFQPESLENVFRAVGANPIYYQGRTQCCGWPLSSYATTQSFQMAGKHILEAMAAGADCLVTPCPLCHLNLDSRQPEVAKVIGRSLGLPVLHFSQLVALAVGVGPDRLGLDRHIVSTKSLLKKLGF
- a CDS encoding BON domain-containing protein — encoded protein: MDWLKRIFGLDKPADAASAIAGKAAAAGIPPERVGLDGKYDESGLAKRVVLAFDETPDLADEDKLWVAQTGGKVVLKGKVSNQANLNKMVAIASKVHGATSVDTSQVTIG